CTTCAGTGTGATGAAAACGAACAATTTCGACATGGATCGGTTAAGTGAATTGCCGGATGATATTCTTGTTCCAATTCTGTCAGTGTTGACATTGAAAGAAGCAGGGAGGACAAGTGTTTTATCTAAAAGGTGGAGATATCTGTGGACATTTACGACTGGTAGCTTGGACTTTGATGGGGAGGGATTGGTTAAAACGTCTTTAAAATTTAGAAGGCGTAGCTTTGTTAAAATGGTGAACCGCGTATTGAAATTGCATCAAGGTCATACTATAGATGAGTTTAGAGTTTGTTTTGATGTGAATGGAATGAAATTCAAGTCTGAAATTGACAATTGGATAAGCTTTTCATTGAGAAAGAAAGTTAAAAGGCTTTTGTTGGAGTTCAAACCTATTATGTCAGACTTTCGTTATACTCTTACTATGAAATTTCTTCATGAAAGCTCTTCAAATCTATTATGTGGGGATTTCCTAACAGACCTCTGTTTGAGCAACGTGGAAGTGACCGGAGAAGTTCTTGACTGTGTTTTATCTAATTGTCCATCTATCGAAGTGCTACGTGTGGAAGGCTCACAATCTCTGGTGGAGCTTAAGCCTTCTTGCCCTTTGCTCAAGTTAAAGCATTTAATGATATTGTGCTGCAGCTTTCTTAGAATTGTCGAAATTTCTGCTATAAATCTTGTGTCATTCAAATATTGTGGGAAGGCAACAAGGATGCTTCTAGGGGATGTTCCTAATCTTGTTGAGATGTATTTGTCATTTCAATATTCTGACATTCTAGTTGACAATCGAATCCTGCCTTCACATTATTTCCCTCAACTGGAGACAGTTATAAATAATCTTCTGGAGATATCTTTGTCATTTCAGTATTCTGACATGCTAGACAATATTATCCTGAATTCATGTTATTTCTCTCTACTGGAGACACTTGTTCTAGAATTACCTACTATGGTAAGTGATAAAAACACTTTCATGTTTGCTAATCCCATTGTGTTTTCCCCCTAATTTTAAGGTTCTTTATGTGGTTCACATGTTCAGAAATTTATTCACCTCCCCAAATTTTCCGAATTAAGAAATCTCAAGCAAGTGAAATTGGTTTTCTATGCAATTCAGGTTGACAGCCTCCATTTTTGCTCTTCCTTGCTGAATGCCTCCCCTGTATTGCACAAATTTACAATCAAGGTAAAGATGGTTACTTCAGACGTTAATTTTAAAGTTGTGGGATTTATTGTTGAAACATTTTATAATGCACATTTTCACTTAGCCTTAGCTTTAACACTGACTACAGTTTATATTATGCATGTGCATTATATAACCACATTTGCTTTGTTATCAACTGCCTATAATTCCCACATGATTGTTTGTTGTTGTGTCTAATATTCTGAAAAATGTACAACAAAAGTTATTCCTAAACTCTGTTTTCAAACTCCTTTTTTGTTTCCTTGTACAGCCCTTACCAGGCAGTTTTTATTGTGTTCTTTACTGTCTAGAGAGGCTATCTAtttggttcaagttacacatggtTTAGATTTTATCGATGTTTAATCACtgaataacttttttattggatgaatttttttttggccaatccaCCGTTAGATTCTTTGATTATGTCCTCCATGTTTGCAAATATCAAAGTTATTAGAGTTCAATCACTATATTATACAAAGGAATgttcaaattttatgttttatgttctttaaaattATACACATAGCATGTGTTTATGGATTagataataaataacatttacTTAACATGAAATTTGGCTTGTGTAACATTACCAAAGAGTTACTCTATGGTCAATGTGTGACTTGGCTAACCCTATATACATGTGTGTGGATGTTCCCCCCTTATTGTGTTGTGATGTCTGTGAATTAAATTAGTCCATAGTGCACTTGCTAGTTGTGGATCATTCTCTCTATCTCAAGAATTATAATTTTCTGAGTGTTTTCTGCTAACAAAATGAGTCCATTCTTTAGTAGATAGAATTTTGTATAAATAATAAACATGATAAGCTTATTTCAAGTGctaattgttattagttttttttttttttttggtaaatgttGTTTGGTTGAATATGGTATAATAGTAGATGCCCCTAGATTAGGAAAACTACTTTTGTTCATAAGAATAGATCTCAGTGCTCGTCTTTCCAGATGTAAGATTAAACTGTTTGTCTTAGTATGCTTATATTTTCCTTCTATTGTAATGATATTCCAAAGTTCATTTTGAAATAAGCTGATTACAAGCCTTTGAACCTAAAGCGGTCTCAATTGACACAGGAGATTATCTACTTCTTTTGACTAGCATAACACCTTTACTTCTTCCCTGTGACAGTTGATAGGGCTTGAGGATGTACCTGCGGAAGGAAACAGAACGGTGACGAGGGATGAATATCCACACCAATGCCTCAAGGTGTTTGAATTGATTGGTTTTGTTGGTTGTGCAATTGACATGGAGCTTGCCATGTACATAATCAACAATGTTGTGTCGTTGGAGAAGATTATTATTGATACACGAAGTCTAGATGTGGAGGAAATGCTACTCGATTCTAGGGATCATGAGAAGAATTTAGCAGCTATTGCTTGTGCGAGGCAACTAGAAACAAGATTACCTCTAGGGGTGGAATTGGTGATATTGTCATAGTTTTGTAAAATAACCTTTTTAGTGACTAATAAGTGAGCTTagggaaaaaatgagtttaagTTCAACTTGGTAAGGTTAATCACATTAATGTATTGGTGGTGCATATCATGCTGTGCATTTTGGTTTTGGTGGTATGTGTTATTTTGCACTTCTGTGAATGTGATGAGATTATAGATATGCAAAGCAAATTGATATTGaagaattagtaaaaaaaaccaaatgcCAGAGAATGTTTCTCATATATCCAGGATGAGATTATAGACTACAAATTTATGTAAATGTGTCTTTAAGTTGCTACAACTAAGCCTTAAGTGTAGGTTCAGATTAAATGGCAGTAAGTATAAGTTGGATGAAGCAAATGAAGTAGTTTATAAATGATGTCTTGAAGTCGAACGCATGACCTATAAGTTATCAATAAGTCTAGAGGCAAAACAGATTTCACAAGACCTGCAAGAATGCCATTATACTTTCTGTCTATGAGGAAGGAAAATtccatgaaaccaaaaaaagaaaaaaggaaaaaagtgcAGAACTACATCTACACATACACAGTAAAACACTAGCTAGCTACAGAATTGTTTCACAATACAATGTGCAAGAACTGAATCATAAAGTTTTAATCCCAACCTCATAATAGCAAATATTCAACCGCACAATGAGAACTAGagaaccaaaaatatatttacttGCATTGATTAGACAAGTCATCTCACTCTCATCCTAATCAACTCTCTCTGATTAGCACTCCCTGCAACAAAGATGAGCTTTATGACTCAAAAGTAATATGAGTTTTTAGTGCAACCTATTTGGACTAAAGTCTAAAGGATCCACTCCTAGTTGCAGGGACGAAGTGAAAAACCTTCCTTTGGGGGGGCCTATCTTAGGAGTTGGGTCATTGGGATACACATACAATGTGATGAGGGTGAAAACGACATGCTTAGGTTGCAAAAAAAGTCATtgggattttttgttttattggttcAATTGCATAAGTGATCAAATTAAACAGCCAAAACTTTTCAAGTATCAATTCACTAGATTACCTATACCTTCATTTTGAACCAGGATTTTACAAGCTCCTTTTCCCtaacaatattttgaaaaattttggtttgaaatcCTAAAAAATGATGCTGATAATGGAAATTAGAAGCAATATACTACCACAGTTCATTCAAGATTTGGACACAAAATCACTGCAAGATCTATGATTGTCAAacttaattcaaaaaataatgtcCAAGCAGAAGGAATATTCCACTCGCCAGAAGTTCATTGGCTCACTAATTCAAATAATTCCCTCCATGTGCATGTGGATCCCTCCTAGTCAATAATATATTGGTTGATCCAGTATCCCAATGACCCAACTCCTAAACCAAATTATTAAGGTATAATCTAGATTTAATAACCATGTTTGTATGcttttcttatttcttaataaacactagaaaatataaaaaatgatgtcCAAGTAGAAGGAATATTCCACTTGTCAAAAGTCCATTGACTCACTAATCCAAATAACTCCCTCCATGTGCATGTGGACCCCTCTTGACCAATGATATACTAGTTGAACCAATATCCCAATGACCCAACTCCTAAACTAAATTATTAAGGTATAATCTAGATTTAATAATCATATTATGTATGcttttcttatttcttaataaacactagaaaatataaaataaaggatGCCATATAATTGCAGCCAAATATTctctaaattataaatatacttagcaaaaataaaaaaatctttgctaaataaaatcttattacaTATCTTAAAATTCTATGTACAAAATCATATCTCAAATTCGAAAGTCATATTCTATGCATATTAAATATCTTACTAGCtgctttaattttatgaattacAATATGAGCTAAGACTTAAAACTCTATCTTATcctcaagaaaataaaaaaataacaccaTACCTTGATTTAAAAGTACAATGTCAATCTCATTATACTCttcattctaaaaataaatcaataatgtaatgGGCCTATAAGGATAGTTttgttcaaaattaaaaaacttgtgGGTGAAAATGACATGACCCGGTTGCAAAAAAACTCACTGGGTTTTAGTATTTTACTAACTCATTTACATAAGTAGTCAAATTAAACAACATCGATTTAGGTACTAGGTTGatcgtttctcaaaaaaataaaaattattaagttcaTCGATTCAAATTTTACTAATTATGATTCGTAAATATGACACCAAATTTTTATACATACaattcaattaaataattaattattgaaaatgtGTATTAAGCtcataatattaatatttattattgataaacaagatcaaaatattattcttcagaaaaaataaaaatagagaataaaatttttattttattagtataaATCTCTACTCTATGATGCTGACATGGGCTTGCCACCTTATGTACACAATAATGATTAAGAACAGGACATCTCTCCCTATCGCAAACCCTAATTCCATCAATTTATCATACACAATCTAATTCGATCAATATGTAAGTATTAAGATTACTTAATTCTCACAcgctttttttatttatttaattttgtgtgttaatattctgtttggttgctgagaaaattgaaggaatacgaggaaaaaaaagaagagctcATCAATTAAACCAGAGGATACGTTGATGATAGAGCTCTCtgtgtgagattttttttttttttgaatttgatgatgatggagatgaatTTTTTTCACAGGTCACAGGAGGTGATAGCGAGGGAAGCGATAAAGCACGCATTGAAGGCTCTGCGGAAGCGGCATTTGCTTGAAGAAGGTGCTCATGCTCCGGCTTTCATCGCGATTTCTAGGCCGATCGCTTCTCAGGTACTCTTATCTCTTGCaaaattggtgattttttggaATTCTGATTTTGTGCTGCTTGTGAACTttcaaattgttgaaaaatgCACTCCAAGTGTTTGTTGAATTGCTAATTAGGGAAAGATAGGATATGTCGATTGTGAAACGCAATGTTAGGCGATCTTAGGTGATATAAACTGCTTAGCTCGTCAAGGGTGAATGCCCCTGGACTACCTGGCCACTGGTCTGGCGAGTGGGGTTAGTTGTCTGTAGGTTTTACTGGCTAGAGGCAAGTCCAAAGGATTCTAAAAAATTGTTCGAATTGCTTTTATTTACAGTCCTAATGTTTTGGGTCGTTGCAACTCACAATGTTACTTTGATGATGGCGCATAAGTTAGTAAGCATAGAAGTTGTTTTCcaatgaagaaataagtttgTGAATTGCTTGGCTCCACCATAGGCACTATGACATGGCCTAGATGTAGTTTATACCTGATAATAAGTGACCATATTGGGATTGGGTGTGTTTACCCTCCATGGAGGAATTTGGTGCAGCTAGAAATGAATACTTGCCATTATTTTTCTGTGCTCTTGATTTCTATGCAACTTTACATTGCAACTTTATattgttttggtaattttgaatGTTGTGAGTGAGATCCTTGGTGCGTGTTTGTTAAGGGTTCAGAATGGAAAGAGAAAGCAGAAAATTTGGAGTTGGAACTTCAGCAATGTTACAAAGCTCAATCTCGATTGTCTGAGCAACTTGTGGTGGAGGTTGCTGAGTCCAGAGCTTCAAAAGCATCgcttcaagagaaagaagaaggaatcACTAATCTGCAGACAGAGTTGACCCAAACAAGGTTACCTTTTGCACATGTTTTAATGCACTAGACAGatagtttgaaattttcagGCTTTTGTGGGAATGGATGATTCCAACTCAGGTATTTGCTGCAGGGATGAATGCTCTCAATTACAGGCAGACctagaagaaaaaattaaagctTTAGAATTGCTTGTGAGTGAGAACCATCAACTTAAAGCAGAACTGGAAGAGATGACTAATAAAGCTAAGAATGCTGAGGCTGAAAATAAGATGTTAGTTGATCGCTGGATGCTGCAGAAGATGAAGGATGCAGAACGACTCAATGAGGTACATCatattttttccataatttgaATCAAAGCATTTAATTGGGTATAAGAATatagtgtcaaaattttttttcccagtttTTTTGGAATCTTCTGGTATTAAGAGTAGCACTCCAACAGAAGATTGATTGGGATTTAGAAGGATTGCCTGTGGaagtgtttcttttttttttttttttttttaatatttgtgtgtgtgagttatGCCACTACTTGTAGGAAACTCCATCAAActgttattagtttttttttttgataagtaataaaaaatcattgatATCAAAAATCAAACTGTTATTAGTTGGAAcgttatataatttatttatacaaATACCTTTGTGtttaccaatcaaaaaataCTACTGTGTTTGCTTGTACATTTCTGTCATAGCTTGTGAGTGTCTAGGAATCACTAATACCCCCTACTAAAATGAGATTTGTTCAAGTTACATATAGGGGTCCTCTTTCTTATGGATGATTTAGAAAAACCTAACTGCAGGAAGAACAGTTCCTGCACAAACCAGAATATAGTGTTTTTGGAGAACTATGCAAAAACATGTATGTTGAATGTTTAGTGCATTCAATTTGTGGGTAAGATAACTGAAACCTTAATATAAGATGTATTAAATGTTgccaagagctttgtagctcAGTGGCAATTATTGTTCTCCTTTTTGAGGAGAATCAGGGTTCAACCCCTCCTCCACTTATCgtaacaatcaaattataaaaaataaaaaataaaaattaccaaaagttattttattgaGGTGTGAGATTGATTGTGTTAAGATAATTGTGGTCCTTGTGGATATTTCTCAAGCTTCACAATGAAGATGTAATTGCCTTTCTCTTGTCATGTGTTTTAGAGGAACATAATCATATCATTTTGTGGGTGCTGCATGATTTAAAAGACATAACCTTCTTCCcagaaaagaatatatatgaAAAGCCAATGAACTTTggctcaaatggcacctcctttccttgtaggagcaAGGTGGAGGGTGTAATTGTAGGTTCAAAACCCACCAAGAgcgtgtgtaacttaccaattaaaaaccaaaagaatgatatatatatacatgcaagACTGCAAGAGGTTTAGTGAGAATTGGGAAATTTTATGTACTTCCTTTCAGTTTTGGACAAGGggagattttcttttcttgttgcTTGTTTTCtgtttataactaaattttggtTTACCTATTTCTTGGTCTCCTGTTATCTTCTTTGTGGGTTcaattgtatatattttgttacaCTTTACATGAGGCTTGCCCTTTAAAAACCACATATTATATATCATAGATGAACACATTTTATAAAGACCGCATATTGGAGCAATTCTATGTAAGCTTCTGATTTGacatataatatatagaaacaGATTAATCAGCGGAAGGTTTTGATCTGTTTCCCTTGATTGTAAATGAGTCTTGGTTTATTTATTGCAATCCTGTTATTCATAGTGTATATCTGAATAACCTTAGTTTTCTATGATCTACTAGGCAAATGCAATTTATGAAGAAATGGTTGATCGGCTCAAAGCTAGTGGTTTAGAAAAACTTGCTCAACAACAAGTAGATGGTGTGGTCCGTCGAAATGAAGATGGTGCTGAATTTTTTATGGAGTCAACCATTCCCTCTATATGCAAGCACAGGATCAATGCCCATGAAGGTGGCTGTGCTTCCATATTGTTTGAGTACAATTCTGGCAAGTTGGTCAGTGGAGGGCAGGACAGGACAATCAAGATGTGGGATACAAACACAGGATCACTAAGCCATACTCTCTATGGTTG
The Quercus lobata isolate SW786 chromosome 10, ValleyOak3.0 Primary Assembly, whole genome shotgun sequence DNA segment above includes these coding regions:
- the LOC115963581 gene encoding autophagy-related protein 16 isoform X1, which produces MMMEMNFFHRSQEVIAREAIKHALKALRKRHLLEEGAHAPAFIAISRPIASQGSEWKEKAENLELELQQCYKAQSRLSEQLVVEVAESRASKASLQEKEEGITNLQTELTQTRDECSQLQADLEEKIKALELLVSENHQLKAELEEMTNKAKNAEAENKMLVDRWMLQKMKDAERLNEANAIYEEMVDRLKASGLEKLAQQQVDGVVRRNEDGAEFFMESTIPSICKHRINAHEGGCASILFEYNSGKLVSGGQDRTIKMWDTNTGSLSHTLYGCLGSVLDLTITHDNRSVIAASSSNNLYVWDVNSGRVRHTLTGHTDKVCAVDVSKVSSRHVLSAAYDRTIKVWDLNKGYCINTIICHSNCNALSFSMDGLTICSGHVDGNLRLWDIQTGKLLSEVAAHSLAVTSISLSRNGNVVLTSGRDNLHNLFDMRSLEVCGTLRASGNRVASNWSRSCISPDDNYVAAGSADGSISIWSISKADIVSTLREHTSPVLCCSWSGLGKPLASADRNGIICTWT
- the LOC115963581 gene encoding autophagy-related protein 16 isoform X2, whose protein sequence is MSQEVIAREAIKHALKALRKRHLLEEGAHAPAFIAISRPIASQGSEWKEKAENLELELQQCYKAQSRLSEQLVVEVAESRASKASLQEKEEGITNLQTELTQTRDECSQLQADLEEKIKALELLVSENHQLKAELEEMTNKAKNAEAENKMLVDRWMLQKMKDAERLNEANAIYEEMVDRLKASGLEKLAQQQVDGVVRRNEDGAEFFMESTIPSICKHRINAHEGGCASILFEYNSGKLVSGGQDRTIKMWDTNTGSLSHTLYGCLGSVLDLTITHDNRSVIAASSSNNLYVWDVNSGRVRHTLTGHTDKVCAVDVSKVSSRHVLSAAYDRTIKVWDLNKGYCINTIICHSNCNALSFSMDGLTICSGHVDGNLRLWDIQTGKLLSEVAAHSLAVTSISLSRNGNVVLTSGRDNLHNLFDMRSLEVCGTLRASGNRVASNWSRSCISPDDNYVAAGSADGSISIWSISKADIVSTLREHTSPVLCCSWSGLGKPLASADRNGIICTWT
- the LOC115965995 gene encoding F-box/LRR-repeat protein At3g58900-like, encoding MKTNNFDMDRLSELPDDILVPILSVLTLKEAGRTSVLSKRWRYLWTFTTGSLDFDGEGLVKTSLKFRRRSFVKMVNRVLKLHQGHTIDEFRVCFDVNGMKFKSEIDNWISFSLRKKVKRLLLEFKPIMSDFRYTLTMKFLHESSSNLLCGDFLTDLCLSNVEVTGEVLDCVLSNCPSIEVLRVEGSQSLVELKPSCPLLKLKHLMILCCSFLRIVEISAINLVSFKYCGKATRMLLGDVPNLVEMYLSFQYSDILVDNRILPSHYFPQLETVINNLLEISLSFQYSDMLDNIILNSCYFSLLETLVLELPTMVDSLHFCSSLLNASPVLHKFTIKLIGLEDVPAEGNRTVTRDEYPHQCLKVFELIGFVGCAIDMELAMYIINNVVSLEKIIIDTRSLDVEEMLLDSRDHEKNLAAIACARQLETRLPLGVELVILS